In a genomic window of Dyadobacter fermentans DSM 18053:
- a CDS encoding YicC/YloC family endoribonuclease, producing MLKSMTGYGVSNIESDSINVTVEIKTLNSKFLDIYCRVPRNYSEREIEIRNLITQSLERGKVEFTLTVQPVGKAIASTSVNRALVNAYYEDLSETATNLGFAPDGTELLRIALQMPNAYNNETVDESSRENDWAQIKVAVLEALRKCTVFREQEGRMTSDKFAEYIKTIQTLLDQVAEQDKTRIPAVRERLEKQVRDLLTDDNFDPNRFEQELIYYVEKFDISEEKIRLANHLTYFIETMKASESNGKKLNFIAQEIGREINTIGSKANDATIQHLVVQMKDELEKIKEQTMNII from the coding sequence ATGTTGAAATCAATGACCGGATACGGTGTATCCAACATCGAATCCGATTCAATCAATGTCACGGTGGAAATCAAGACATTGAACTCCAAATTCCTGGATATTTACTGCCGCGTGCCGCGCAACTATTCCGAAAGGGAAATCGAAATCCGTAACCTGATCACCCAGTCGCTCGAACGCGGAAAGGTGGAATTCACGCTTACGGTGCAGCCTGTGGGTAAAGCCATCGCATCCACGTCCGTGAACAGGGCGCTTGTGAATGCCTATTACGAGGACCTTTCCGAAACGGCGACCAACCTGGGCTTTGCGCCCGACGGGACGGAATTGCTCCGCATTGCGCTGCAAATGCCGAATGCTTACAATAACGAAACGGTGGACGAATCGAGCCGGGAAAACGACTGGGCGCAGATTAAAGTGGCGGTGCTGGAAGCGTTGCGCAAATGCACGGTTTTCAGAGAGCAGGAAGGCCGCATGACCAGCGACAAGTTTGCCGAATACATTAAAACGATCCAGACGCTGCTCGACCAGGTGGCTGAGCAGGACAAGACCCGCATACCGGCCGTTCGCGAGCGCCTCGAAAAACAGGTGCGCGACCTGCTCACGGACGATAACTTCGACCCGAACCGCTTCGAGCAGGAACTGATCTATTATGTCGAAAAATTCGATATTTCAGAAGAAAAAATCCGTCTTGCCAACCACCTTACCTACTTCATCGAAACGATGAAGGCTTCGGAAAGCAATGGTAAGAAGCTGAACTTCATCGCGCAGGAAATCGGCCGGGAGATTAACACCATAGGCTCCAAAGCTAACGATGCCACCATCCAGCACCTGGTAGTTCAGATGAAGGACGAGCTCGAAAAGATCAAGGAGCAAACCATGAACATCATCTGA
- the pdxA gene encoding 4-hydroxythreonine-4-phosphate dehydrogenase PdxA — translation MSEQHSDKPVIGITIGDYNGIGPEVILKALEGNQLAKLCTPIIYGSLRVLNQYRNLLEMKDWTLHGIQKAEQANHKLTNVITCWHDHQTEIQPGKITAEAGQGSFAALKRAVEDLKEGRIQALVTGPINKDNIQNDDFKFPGHTEFLAQSFEKDDALMFMVAGDLRVGVLTGHMPLQNVREHITPEKLSAKIEQILQSLKGDFGIKKPKLAVLGLNPHAGENGLLGSEEIEIIQPVIKQFKEKGHLVVGPFPADGFFAAGTYRQYDAVLAMYHDQGLIPFKTLAFNEGVNFTAGLPAVRTSPDHGTAYNIAGKNVAEPGSLLQALYLACDVSRFRTFNAEMEKNALISKPQPSESQHPAKSGGKQRFN, via the coding sequence ATGAGCGAACAACACAGTGATAAACCGGTTATCGGGATCACAATCGGCGATTATAACGGCATTGGCCCGGAAGTAATCCTTAAAGCATTAGAGGGAAACCAGTTAGCAAAATTGTGCACACCTATCATTTACGGCTCCCTGAGAGTATTGAACCAGTACCGCAACCTGCTTGAAATGAAAGACTGGACCCTGCACGGTATCCAGAAAGCCGAACAGGCCAACCATAAATTGACGAATGTCATTACCTGCTGGCACGATCACCAGACCGAAATCCAGCCCGGAAAGATCACCGCAGAGGCCGGTCAGGGTTCATTTGCTGCTTTAAAACGTGCCGTGGAGGACCTGAAAGAGGGCAGAATCCAGGCACTCGTCACAGGCCCCATTAATAAGGACAATATCCAGAACGACGATTTTAAATTCCCCGGCCACACCGAATTCCTCGCGCAATCTTTCGAAAAGGACGACGCGCTCATGTTTATGGTCGCCGGCGACCTGCGTGTGGGCGTGCTCACGGGCCATATGCCGCTCCAAAACGTACGCGAGCACATTACCCCCGAAAAGCTCTCAGCCAAGATCGAGCAGATCCTGCAATCATTGAAAGGTGATTTTGGTATAAAAAAACCTAAACTGGCTGTACTCGGCCTGAACCCGCATGCGGGCGAAAACGGCTTGCTGGGCTCCGAAGAAATCGAGATCATCCAGCCGGTAATCAAGCAATTCAAGGAAAAAGGCCACCTCGTGGTAGGCCCCTTCCCTGCCGACGGCTTCTTTGCGGCCGGAACTTACCGCCAGTACGACGCCGTGCTGGCCATGTACCACGACCAGGGCCTCATCCCGTTTAAAACGCTCGCATTCAACGAAGGCGTGAACTTCACGGCCGGGCTGCCGGCGGTGCGCACTTCGCCCGACCATGGAACGGCTTACAACATTGCCGGAAAAAACGTGGCCGAACCCGGCTCGCTCTTGCAGGCATTGTACCTGGCCTGCGACGTGTCGCGCTTCCGCACTTTCAATGCTGAAATGGAAAAGAATGCGCTGATCTCTAAACCACAACCATCCGAAAGCCAGCACCCGGCCAAATCCGGCGGAAAGCAGCGATTTAACTAA